A DNA window from Zingiber officinale cultivar Zhangliang chromosome 3A, Zo_v1.1, whole genome shotgun sequence contains the following coding sequences:
- the LOC122051316 gene encoding 50S ribosomal protein L7/L12-like, with protein MRLITGVKCLRYSSNLSKRAALSSWDRLFSDVAAGETNSKPKRYKYPAVYEPFGPKAPPSEKVLQLADRIAALPPEELKQIGPTLHLRLNQPALHSISSQGFSFGAHSGAGAKKAEEKKEEKTAFDVKLEKFDAASKIKVIKEVRAFTNLGLKEAKDLVEKAPAILKQGVTKEEANDIIEKIKAAGGVAVME; from the coding sequence ATGAGGCTGATCACGGGGGTGAAATGTCTCCGGTATTCTTCAAATTTGTCTAAACGAGCTGCATTATCATCTTGGGATCGCCTCTTCAGTGATGTTGCTGCCGGAGAGACCAATTCAAAACCAAAACGCTACAAGTATCCAGCAGTCTACGAACCTTTTGGTCCAAAGGCTCCTCCATCTGAGAAAGTTTTGCAGCTTGCTGACCGAATTGCTGCCCTTCCTCCGGAGGAACTTAAACAGATTGGACCTACCCTCCATCTGCGGCTGAATCAACCTGCGCTTCATTCCATATCTTCTCAGGGGTTCAGCTTTGGAGCTCACTCGGGAGCCGGTGCCAAAAAAGccgaagagaagaaagaagaaaaaacagCATTTGATGTTAAATTGGAGAAGTTTGATGCCGCTTCAAAGATTAAGGTGATCAAGGAGGTCAGGGCATTTACCAATCTTGGTCTAAAGGAGGCTAAAGATTTGGTGGAGAAGGCACCTGCCATATTGAAGCAAGGCGTCACGAAGGAGGAGGCCAACGACATCATAGAGAAGATAAAAGCTGCTGGTGGTGTTGCTGTTATGGAGTGA